A section of the Vespa velutina chromosome 6, iVesVel2.1, whole genome shotgun sequence genome encodes:
- the LOC124950099 gene encoding uncharacterized protein LOC124950099 isoform X2, whose protein sequence is MPRVGGDGGGGNEKTGASGFGGWLGGAARAVTGGGVAGGYVVLGGTRYGLRLSQESLPPASSREESAERRRKRNSRESESRERLTEKLAEKSSIDLASSIVECCCIGPRSRLPLPRIPTTTTTVTAAATSLPPSSSSSSVAMASTVGSIVGVGGGGGNGGERDVDGVLPPPPPPLPPSPATVVVAAAQAQPSSSSSSSLPPTFSKSRATTAGVEQPVDAKLAAARPTPNSNNNRGMLQSTTVGNEQHHRQQQHQHQQQHNQHHQPQSSAIPSPLQPVSSVSTSSSSSSSSSTSSSLHPSFDSSSSPSLQTQHSVSVPRQLAQWTKHQTLKLQEPAVIAVDRLHRFRWSGGGGGSGKKSSSAPRSEKAERLRELTEKLKGPAPVPPPRRPSRTQASSPPPGGCQPSFQSHQQSAQSCGRYDNRGIYRNHETGLQNQQQHPRSIVRSESVGEERLTGTDSMVTGNESCRKQQLAHDTSKKSSKSGKVTERNSGDVGDVKNDANLVIGVSVEDAPTTKQHLRQYSDSVVDSATSVDDLCDTLNVSSAGTGGNNNNEAEARDAVSRLESRGPLLTLQRAGAPLRSASFGQVDFNQGNRQKTQPVATSARTENKDVRASTLPRRRGDAIPGVSTSQNSPNRQSPRTSTPSVDSAVGSAEGLGVPHQSNLEEIRPRSDGSDSLATSSALTSPEPPVPEIHEQQPRLETDALPTEVIPSEPIYQVVDSTPIDEIVQKENRIEPHEVIVTPPLEEPRLSQASEGSEAPSETPSEASSPSGKTRRYRGDTSKRRKGVYITQWPEPLDADRNKLTAQSSEERDDPPATPSDLSDCEGHAPRRYSKRPLRGPYGQMLEAEMAKPRATDISLEEGLRPRRKVSANLSYNTGANSSSEPPTPCHHRTTSSPSKLEGLPGPSPELLAELLRGSSERVARAPAHRNDTRTHVVVELYDTERSYVEALQILVNKYLQPLKSPENAGLVDAATVDEIFYQVPAILSHHEIFLEELRKRLDTWEVKQTIGDVFLDVFTKPVVLETYTLFLDNWKSAKKAIKTTCQGKPAFARFLETMEREHKGKLGLDQLLIKPVQKIPRYELLIQRLLKHTDSTHPDYEFLQAAQKEVHELVVKINCTERESLEWEQQQSTLREVQALVEGLAGIVTNDRAFVRHDLVTIASNQGTRKERALFLFSDLLVITSIKRRSGTIRKPSTSSCPNSLVSLLEANKYKMLMRIPLDDLEVMKAKDENLRRMAREVDHLREDCVTLSQLQELAATIHGSKAQLEDLIKDMLCQAQRQLAERNAAHSQLACLELTLNTQSGIENISVVFTKPDKRASWEESFNEAKQKLALSADRRLCPEFVGPLPIRKTRAGLQFTCAAPTLSNGQESRDVWVCNSDGYVGQVCVLSLNPEPPQVTSCNGVCNARILCVAGIPACTPGSNSLASNSNTFVNSKSGISISVQDVDSGSGNIQLDSSSSSDESDSDDIPNADTCSVTLSGDVSNIDNAIAIEEDANQPTMWLGTEDGCIHVYNCNDNIRIKKNKVKIQHGSSVHCIIYLDNKVFVSLANGDIAVYTRDHIGGWNTPDPTIVSVGTAASPVTKMLPVSGKLWCGCHNSVKVLNTRTLDIEHSFVVSSDTSRAVTCMANSGGFGVWISLHNSAVLRLFHAGSYECLTDINIAPAVTKMLASCDDIIRQHKAACLRVTALLACNELLWIGTSAGVLLTVPIPHIKPSTQRISQPPIVTGIPHGHTGHVRFLTCVETSTSSKPEPRPKVNRYSLKSKKVHQNNINRGKLLVISGGDGYEDFRGPQASAELQAGREDSTNHLLLWKV, encoded by the exons ATGCCCCGCGTCGGCGGAGACGGGGGTGGCGGGAACGAGAAGACAGGAGCCAGTGGCTTTGGAGGATGGTTGGGAGGAGCTGCGAGAGCTGTGACCGGAGGAGGCGTCGCTGGTGGATACGTCGTACTGGGTGGCACCAGATATGGTCTGAGACTCTCAcag GAAAGTCTACCACCCGCGAGCTCGAGGGAGGAATCAGCGGAGAGAAGACGGAAGAGAAATTCGCGAGAAAGCGAGTCGAGAGAACGGCTGACGGAGAAATTGGCGGAAAAGTCGTCGATCGATCTGGCGTCGAGTATAGTCGAGTGTTGTTGCATCGGTCCACGTTCTCGGTTGCCTCTGCCGAGGATcccaacgacgacgactacggtGACGGCGGCAGCGACGTCGCTgccaccgtcgtcgtcgtcttcatcGGTAGCAATGGCATCGACGGTTGGCAGCATTGTAGGAGtcggaggtggaggtggaaatggaggagaaagagacgtTGACGGAGTTTTGCcgcctcctccaccacctctaCCACCTTCACCAGCAACGGTAGTAGTAGCAGCGGCACAAGCACAGCCAtcatcttcgtcgtcttcgtctctTCCTCCCACGTTTTCGAAGAGTCGTGCCACTACTGCTGGCGTGGAACAGCCGGTGGATGCGAAGCTGGCGGCTGCTCGGCCGACGCCAAACTCTAATAATAACCGCGGGATGCTGCAAAGCACCACGGTGGGGAACGAGCAGCACCACCGCCAAcagcagcaccagcaccagcagcagcacAATCAACACCACCAGCCACAATCATCCGCGATCCCATCGCCGTTGCAGCCGGTATCTTCCgtctctacttcttcttcttcttcttcttcctcctcgaCGTCTTCGTCGTTGCACCCGTCGTTCGACTCCTCCTCTTCGCCGAGCCTCCAAACGCAACATTCGGTTTCCGTGCCGCGTCAGCTCGCACAGTGGACCAAGCATCAGACCCTCAAGCTCCAG GAACCAGCGGTGATAGCGGTGGACCGATTGCACAGATTCCGCTGGAGCGGGGGTGGAGGAGGAAGCGGAAAAAAATCCTCTTCCGCCCCCCGCAGCGAAAAGGCCGAGCGTCTTCGCGAACTTACGGAAAAACTTAAGGGACCAGCACCTGTCCCACCTCCTAGACGACCTTCCCGTACTCAAGCTTCCTCTCCTCCACCGGGAGGATGTCAGCCATCTTTCCAATCTCATCAACAG TCGGCTCAAAGTTGCGGTCGATATGATAATCGTGGGATCTATAGAAATCATGAAACCGGGCTTCAAAATCAACAACAGCATCCAAGGAGTATTGTTAGAAGTGAAAGCGTTGGCGAGGAACGTCTCACTGGTACAGATTCGATGGTCACCGGTAACGAGAGCTGTCGAAAACAACAGCTCGCTCATGACACTTCGAAAAAGTCCTCGAAGTCGGGCAAGGTGACGGAGAGGAATAGTGGTGACGTTGGTGACGTTAAAAATGACGCGAATCTCGTCATCGGTGTCTCCGTCGAGGACGCGCCGACAACAAAACAACACTTGAGACAATACAGTGATTCAGTGGTAGATAGTGCTACGAGCGTGGACGATCTGTGCGATACCTTGAACGTGTCTTCTGCTGGTACTGGTggcaacaacaataatgagGCCGAAGCCAGGGATGCGGTCAGCAGGTTGGAGTCTCGGGGACCATTGTTAACTCTTCAAAGAGCTGGTGCTCCACTTAGAAGTGCGTCCTTCGGTCAGGTGGATTTCAATCAAG GGAATCGTCAAAAGACTCAGCCGGTGGCAACGAGTGCTCGCACGGAAAACAAAGATGTCCGTGCCAGTACTTTGCCTCGTCGACGAGGAGATGCGATACCAGGCGTCTCAACGTCTCAAAACAGCCCGAATCGGCAAAGTCCAAGGACGTCGACGCCGAGCGTCGATAGTGCCGTTGGTTCGGCCGAAGGACTCGGTGTACCTCACCAAAGTAATCTCGAAGAAATCCGACCTAGAAGTGATGGTTCTGACAGTTTGGCAACATCCAGTGCTCTTACCAGCCCGGAACCACCGGTACCGGAAATTCATGAGCAACAGCCGAGGTTGGAAACGGATGCTTTACCGACCGAGGTGATACCTTCAGAACCGATTTATCAAGTCGTCGATAGCACTCCGATCGATGAGATCGTTCAAAAAG agaACAGAATAGAGCCACACGAGGTAATCGTGACTCCACCGTTGGAGGAACCAAGACTCAGTCAAGCTAGCGAGGGCAGCGAGGCACCTAGCGAGACACCTTCGGAAGCATCCTCTCCTTCTGGTAAGACCAGACGTTATCGTGGTGATACTAGCAAGAGAAGAAAGGGCGTGTACATAACGCAATGGCCAGAACCTTTGGACGCTGATAGAAACAAACTTACTGCTCAGAGCAGCGAGGAAAGAGATGATCCACCTGCGACACCAAGCGATTTGTCCGATTGCGAAGGTCACGCTCCACGAAG GTACAGTAAGAGACCACTTCGTGGTCCTTACGGTCAAATGCTTGAAGCTGAAATGGCGAAACCTCGTGCAACGGATATATCTCTGGAAGAAGGTCTTAGACCTAGACGCAAAGTCTCCGCTAATCTTTCTTACAATACCGGTGCTAATAGTAGCTCCGAACCACCTACACCTTGTCATCACAGGACTACCTCTAGCCCAAGTAAATTAGAAGGATTACCTGGACCAAGTCCGGAATTACTTGCTGAACTTTTGAGAGGATCTTCGGAGAGAGTAGCTCGTGCACCTGCTCATCGAAAT GATACGAGAACTCATGTCGTCGTTGAGCTTTACGATACCGAACGTTCGTACGTGGAAGCTTTGCAAATACTAGTCAAT AAATATCTGCAGCCTTTGAAAAGTCCCGAGAATGCCGGCTTAGTGGACGCTGCTACGGTGGATGAGATATTTTATCAG GTCCCAGCGATTCTTAGCCatcatgaaatttttctcgaaGAGTTACGAAAACGTCTCGATACTTGGGAAGTAAAGCAGACTATAGGCGACGTTTTCTTGGACGTA TTTACAAAGCCAGTAGTTCTAGAGACTTACACTCTCTTCTTGGACAATTGGAAGTCCGCGAAGAAGGCGATAAAAACAACGTGTCAGGGGAAACCAGCATTCGCACGATTTCTCGAG aCGATGGAACGCGAACACAAAGGCAAGCTTGGTCTTGATCAACTGCTGATTAAACCGGTGCAGAAGATTCCGCGTTACGAGCTTCTCATTCAGAGACTTCTCAAACACACTGATTCGACGCATCCCGATTATGAGTTCCTGCAGGCAGCACAAAAGGAAGTGCACGAATTGGTTGTGAAGATCAATTGCACGGAGCGTGAGTCTCTTGAATGGGAACAGCAACAAAGTACTTTAAGAGAGGTTCAAGCCCTCGTCGAAGGTCTTGCTGGGATCGTTACGAATGATAG AGCATTCGTTCGTCACGATTTGGTTACCATAGCATCGAACCAAGGCACACGGAAGGAACGagctctctttttgttctccgACCTATTGGTTATTACCAGTATCAAACGACGAAGTGGTACGATAAGGAAACCATCTAC GAGCTCTTGCCCGAACAGCTTGGTCAGTCTTCTTGAAGCTAACAAGTACAAAATGTTGATGAGAATACCATTGGATGATCTCGAAGTGATGAAAG CCAAGGACGAGAATCTCAGACGAATGGCACGTGAGGTTGATCACCTACGAGAAGATTGCGTCACATTGAGTCAACTCCAAGAACTCGCAGCTACGATACATGGAAGTAAGGCACAACTCGAGGATCTGATCAAGGATATGCTGTGTCAAGCGCAACGGCAGTTAGCCGAAAGAAACGCTGCTCATTCTCAGTTAGCTTGTCTGGAATTAACTCTAAACACGCA ATCGGGTATCGAGAATATCTCCGTTGTCTTTACAAAGCCCGACAAGAGAGCGAGCTGGGAAGAAAGTTTCAACGAAGCCAAACAAAAGTTAG CATTGTCTGCCGATCGAAGACTTTGTCCAGAATTCGTCGGTCCTTTACCCATTAGAAAGACACGAGCTGGTCTTCAATTTACTTGCGCTGCACCTACCTTATCAAATGGACAAGAATCTCGTGATGTGTGGGTTTGCAACAGCGACGGATATGTTGGTCAGGTTTGCGTGCTGAGTTTGAACCCAGAACCACCTCAAGTTACATCTTGTAATGGAGTTTGCAATGCTAGAATTCTTTGCGTTGCTGGGATACCTGCTTGTACTCCTGG TTCGAACTCTTTGGCATCCAACAGTAATACGTTTGTGAATAGTAAAAGCGGCATCAGTATTTCCGTGCAAGATGTCGACTCCGGTAGTGGTAATATTCAATTAGACag CAGCTCGAGCTCCGACGAGTCGGACTCGGACGACATTCCAAATGCGGATACTTGTAGCGTGACCTTGAGCGGTGATGTCTCTAATATCGATAACGCTATTGCCATTGAAGAGGATGCCAATCAACCTACCATGTGGTTAGGGACGGAAGATGGTTGCATTCACGTTTATAATTGTAACGAcaatattagaataaaaaagaacaaggtGAAGATTCAACATGGTAGTAGCGTGCACTGTATCAT ATACTTGGACAATAAAGTATTCGTGTCACTTGCCAATGGTGATATAGCTGTATATACACGAGATCATA TAGGAGGTTGGAATACTCCAGATCCAACGATAGTGTCCGTAGGTACCGCAGCATCTCCAGTAACAAAGATGCTTCCGGTATCTGGCAAACTGTGGTGTGGTTGCCATAACTCCGTGAAAGTTCTCAACACGCGTACCTTGGACATCGAGCACAGCTTCGTGGTTAGCAGTGACACAAGTCGAGCGGTCACTTGTATGGCAAACTCTGGTGGTTTTGGTGTTTGGATTTCTTTGCACAACAGTGCCGTACTTCGTCTTTTCCATGCTGGTAGTTATGAATGCTTGACAGATATAAATATCGCTCCGGCCGTTACCAAGATGCTTGCTA GTTGCGATGACATAATAAGACAACATAAAGCAGCCTGTCTCAGAGTAACCGCTTTATTGGCTTGCAATGAGTTATTATGGATCGGTACAAGCGCTGGTGTACTTTTAACCGTACCAATACCTCACATCAAGCCATCCACGCAAAGAATATCTCAACCTCCCATCGTAACTG gAATACCTCACGGACATACGGGACACGTGCGGTTTCTAACATGCGTGGAAACCAGTACATCATCGAAACCAGAACCACGACCAAAGGTGAATCGATACTCTTTGAAATCGAAGAAAGTGCATCAGAATAATATCAATCGCGGTAAGCTCTTGGTGATATCCGGTGGCGATGGTTACGAGGATTTCAGAGGGCCCCAAGCGTCCGCAGAATTACAGGCAGGTCGCGAGGATTCGACGAATCATCTTCTTTTGTGGAAGGTGTGA
- the LOC124950099 gene encoding uncharacterized protein LOC124950099 isoform X4 yields the protein MPRVGGDGGGGNEKTGASGFGGWLGGAARAVTGGGVAGGYVVLGGTRYGLRLSQESLPPASSREESAERRRKRNSRESESRERLTEKLAEKSSIDLASSIVECCCIGPRSRLPLPRIPTTTTTVTAAATSLPPSSSSSSVAMASTVGSIVGVGGGGGNGGERDVDGVLPPPPPPLPPSPATVVVAAAQAQPSSSSSSSLPPTFSKSRATTAGVEQPVDAKLAAARPTPNSNNNRGMLQSTTVGNEQHHRQQQHQHQQQHNQHHQPQSSAIPSPLQPVSSVSTSSSSSSSSSTSSSLHPSFDSSSSPSLQTQHSVSVPRQLAQWTKHQTLKLQEPAVIAVDRLHRFRWSGGGGGSGKKSSSAPRSEKAERLRELTEKLKGPAPVPPPRRPSRTQASSPPPGGCQPSFQSHQQSAQSCGRYDNRGIYRNHETGLQNQQQHPRSIVRSESVGEERLTGTDSMVTGNESCRKQQLAHDTSKKSSKSGKVTERNSGDVGDVKNDANLVIGVSVEDAPTTKQHLRQYSDSVVDSATSVDDLCDTLNVSSAGTGGNNNNEAEARDAVSRLESRGPLLTLQRAGAPLRSASFGQVDFNQGNRQKTQPVATSARTENKDVRASTLPRRRGDAIPGVSTSQNSPNRQSPRTSTPSVDSAVGSAEGLGVPHQSNLEEIRPRSDGSDSLATSSALTSPEPPVPEIHEQQPRLETDALPTEVIPSEPIYQVVDSTPIDEIVQKENRIEPHEVIVTPPLEEPRLSQASEGSEAPSETPSEASSPSGKTRRYRGDTSKRRKGVYITQWPEPLDADRNKLTAQSSEERDDPPATPSDLSDCEGHAPRRYSKRPLRGPYGQMLEAEMAKPRATDISLEEGLRPRRKVSANLSYNTGANSSSEPPTPCHHRTTSSPSKLEGLPGPSPELLAELLRGSSERVARAPAHRNDTRTHVVVELYDTERSYVEALQILVNKYLQPLKSPENAGLVDAATVDEIFYQVPAILSHHEIFLEELRKRLDTWEVKQTIGDVFLDVFTKPVVLETYTLFLDNWKSAKKAIKTTCQGKPAFARFLETMEREHKGKLGLDQLLIKPVQKIPRYELLIQRLLKHTDSTHPDYEFLQAAQKEVHELVVKINCTERESLEWEQQQSTLREVQALVEGLAGIVTNDRAFVRHDLVTIASNQGTRKERALFLFSDLLVITSIKRRSGTIRKPSTSSCPNSLVSLLEANKYKMLMRIPLDDLEVMKAKDENLRRMAREVDHLREDCVTLSQLQELAATIHGSKAQLEDLIKDMLCQAQRQLAERNAAHSQLACLELTLNTQSGIENISVVFTKPDKRASWEESFNEAKQKLALSADRRLCPEFVGPLPIRKTRAGLQFTCAAPTLSNGQESRDVWVCNSDGYVGQVCVLSLNPEPPQVTSCNGVCNARILCVAGIPACTPGSNSLASNSNTFVNSKSGISISVQDVDSGSGNIQLDSSSSSDESDSDDIPNADTCSVTLSGDVSNIDNAIAIEEDANQPTMWLGTEDGCIHVYNCNDNIRIKKNKVKIQHGSSVHCIIYLDNKVFVSLANGDIAVYTRDHRGWNTPDPTIVSVGTAASPVTKMLPVSGKLWCGCHNSVKVLNTRTLDIEHSFVVSSDTSRAVTCMANSGGFGVWISLHNSAVLRLFHAGSYECLTDINIAPAVTKMLATGCDDIIRQHKAACLRVTALLACNELLWIGTSAGVLLTVPIPHIKPSTQRISQPPIVTGIPHGHTGHVRFLTCVETSTSSKPEPRPKVNRYSLKSKKVHQNNINRGKLLVISGGDGYEDFRGPQASAELQAGREDSTNHLLLWKV from the exons ATGCCCCGCGTCGGCGGAGACGGGGGTGGCGGGAACGAGAAGACAGGAGCCAGTGGCTTTGGAGGATGGTTGGGAGGAGCTGCGAGAGCTGTGACCGGAGGAGGCGTCGCTGGTGGATACGTCGTACTGGGTGGCACCAGATATGGTCTGAGACTCTCAcag GAAAGTCTACCACCCGCGAGCTCGAGGGAGGAATCAGCGGAGAGAAGACGGAAGAGAAATTCGCGAGAAAGCGAGTCGAGAGAACGGCTGACGGAGAAATTGGCGGAAAAGTCGTCGATCGATCTGGCGTCGAGTATAGTCGAGTGTTGTTGCATCGGTCCACGTTCTCGGTTGCCTCTGCCGAGGATcccaacgacgacgactacggtGACGGCGGCAGCGACGTCGCTgccaccgtcgtcgtcgtcttcatcGGTAGCAATGGCATCGACGGTTGGCAGCATTGTAGGAGtcggaggtggaggtggaaatggaggagaaagagacgtTGACGGAGTTTTGCcgcctcctccaccacctctaCCACCTTCACCAGCAACGGTAGTAGTAGCAGCGGCACAAGCACAGCCAtcatcttcgtcgtcttcgtctctTCCTCCCACGTTTTCGAAGAGTCGTGCCACTACTGCTGGCGTGGAACAGCCGGTGGATGCGAAGCTGGCGGCTGCTCGGCCGACGCCAAACTCTAATAATAACCGCGGGATGCTGCAAAGCACCACGGTGGGGAACGAGCAGCACCACCGCCAAcagcagcaccagcaccagcagcagcacAATCAACACCACCAGCCACAATCATCCGCGATCCCATCGCCGTTGCAGCCGGTATCTTCCgtctctacttcttcttcttcttcttcttcctcctcgaCGTCTTCGTCGTTGCACCCGTCGTTCGACTCCTCCTCTTCGCCGAGCCTCCAAACGCAACATTCGGTTTCCGTGCCGCGTCAGCTCGCACAGTGGACCAAGCATCAGACCCTCAAGCTCCAG GAACCAGCGGTGATAGCGGTGGACCGATTGCACAGATTCCGCTGGAGCGGGGGTGGAGGAGGAAGCGGAAAAAAATCCTCTTCCGCCCCCCGCAGCGAAAAGGCCGAGCGTCTTCGCGAACTTACGGAAAAACTTAAGGGACCAGCACCTGTCCCACCTCCTAGACGACCTTCCCGTACTCAAGCTTCCTCTCCTCCACCGGGAGGATGTCAGCCATCTTTCCAATCTCATCAACAG TCGGCTCAAAGTTGCGGTCGATATGATAATCGTGGGATCTATAGAAATCATGAAACCGGGCTTCAAAATCAACAACAGCATCCAAGGAGTATTGTTAGAAGTGAAAGCGTTGGCGAGGAACGTCTCACTGGTACAGATTCGATGGTCACCGGTAACGAGAGCTGTCGAAAACAACAGCTCGCTCATGACACTTCGAAAAAGTCCTCGAAGTCGGGCAAGGTGACGGAGAGGAATAGTGGTGACGTTGGTGACGTTAAAAATGACGCGAATCTCGTCATCGGTGTCTCCGTCGAGGACGCGCCGACAACAAAACAACACTTGAGACAATACAGTGATTCAGTGGTAGATAGTGCTACGAGCGTGGACGATCTGTGCGATACCTTGAACGTGTCTTCTGCTGGTACTGGTggcaacaacaataatgagGCCGAAGCCAGGGATGCGGTCAGCAGGTTGGAGTCTCGGGGACCATTGTTAACTCTTCAAAGAGCTGGTGCTCCACTTAGAAGTGCGTCCTTCGGTCAGGTGGATTTCAATCAAG GGAATCGTCAAAAGACTCAGCCGGTGGCAACGAGTGCTCGCACGGAAAACAAAGATGTCCGTGCCAGTACTTTGCCTCGTCGACGAGGAGATGCGATACCAGGCGTCTCAACGTCTCAAAACAGCCCGAATCGGCAAAGTCCAAGGACGTCGACGCCGAGCGTCGATAGTGCCGTTGGTTCGGCCGAAGGACTCGGTGTACCTCACCAAAGTAATCTCGAAGAAATCCGACCTAGAAGTGATGGTTCTGACAGTTTGGCAACATCCAGTGCTCTTACCAGCCCGGAACCACCGGTACCGGAAATTCATGAGCAACAGCCGAGGTTGGAAACGGATGCTTTACCGACCGAGGTGATACCTTCAGAACCGATTTATCAAGTCGTCGATAGCACTCCGATCGATGAGATCGTTCAAAAAG agaACAGAATAGAGCCACACGAGGTAATCGTGACTCCACCGTTGGAGGAACCAAGACTCAGTCAAGCTAGCGAGGGCAGCGAGGCACCTAGCGAGACACCTTCGGAAGCATCCTCTCCTTCTGGTAAGACCAGACGTTATCGTGGTGATACTAGCAAGAGAAGAAAGGGCGTGTACATAACGCAATGGCCAGAACCTTTGGACGCTGATAGAAACAAACTTACTGCTCAGAGCAGCGAGGAAAGAGATGATCCACCTGCGACACCAAGCGATTTGTCCGATTGCGAAGGTCACGCTCCACGAAG GTACAGTAAGAGACCACTTCGTGGTCCTTACGGTCAAATGCTTGAAGCTGAAATGGCGAAACCTCGTGCAACGGATATATCTCTGGAAGAAGGTCTTAGACCTAGACGCAAAGTCTCCGCTAATCTTTCTTACAATACCGGTGCTAATAGTAGCTCCGAACCACCTACACCTTGTCATCACAGGACTACCTCTAGCCCAAGTAAATTAGAAGGATTACCTGGACCAAGTCCGGAATTACTTGCTGAACTTTTGAGAGGATCTTCGGAGAGAGTAGCTCGTGCACCTGCTCATCGAAAT GATACGAGAACTCATGTCGTCGTTGAGCTTTACGATACCGAACGTTCGTACGTGGAAGCTTTGCAAATACTAGTCAAT AAATATCTGCAGCCTTTGAAAAGTCCCGAGAATGCCGGCTTAGTGGACGCTGCTACGGTGGATGAGATATTTTATCAG GTCCCAGCGATTCTTAGCCatcatgaaatttttctcgaaGAGTTACGAAAACGTCTCGATACTTGGGAAGTAAAGCAGACTATAGGCGACGTTTTCTTGGACGTA TTTACAAAGCCAGTAGTTCTAGAGACTTACACTCTCTTCTTGGACAATTGGAAGTCCGCGAAGAAGGCGATAAAAACAACGTGTCAGGGGAAACCAGCATTCGCACGATTTCTCGAG aCGATGGAACGCGAACACAAAGGCAAGCTTGGTCTTGATCAACTGCTGATTAAACCGGTGCAGAAGATTCCGCGTTACGAGCTTCTCATTCAGAGACTTCTCAAACACACTGATTCGACGCATCCCGATTATGAGTTCCTGCAGGCAGCACAAAAGGAAGTGCACGAATTGGTTGTGAAGATCAATTGCACGGAGCGTGAGTCTCTTGAATGGGAACAGCAACAAAGTACTTTAAGAGAGGTTCAAGCCCTCGTCGAAGGTCTTGCTGGGATCGTTACGAATGATAG AGCATTCGTTCGTCACGATTTGGTTACCATAGCATCGAACCAAGGCACACGGAAGGAACGagctctctttttgttctccgACCTATTGGTTATTACCAGTATCAAACGACGAAGTGGTACGATAAGGAAACCATCTAC GAGCTCTTGCCCGAACAGCTTGGTCAGTCTTCTTGAAGCTAACAAGTACAAAATGTTGATGAGAATACCATTGGATGATCTCGAAGTGATGAAAG CCAAGGACGAGAATCTCAGACGAATGGCACGTGAGGTTGATCACCTACGAGAAGATTGCGTCACATTGAGTCAACTCCAAGAACTCGCAGCTACGATACATGGAAGTAAGGCACAACTCGAGGATCTGATCAAGGATATGCTGTGTCAAGCGCAACGGCAGTTAGCCGAAAGAAACGCTGCTCATTCTCAGTTAGCTTGTCTGGAATTAACTCTAAACACGCA ATCGGGTATCGAGAATATCTCCGTTGTCTTTACAAAGCCCGACAAGAGAGCGAGCTGGGAAGAAAGTTTCAACGAAGCCAAACAAAAGTTAG CATTGTCTGCCGATCGAAGACTTTGTCCAGAATTCGTCGGTCCTTTACCCATTAGAAAGACACGAGCTGGTCTTCAATTTACTTGCGCTGCACCTACCTTATCAAATGGACAAGAATCTCGTGATGTGTGGGTTTGCAACAGCGACGGATATGTTGGTCAGGTTTGCGTGCTGAGTTTGAACCCAGAACCACCTCAAGTTACATCTTGTAATGGAGTTTGCAATGCTAGAATTCTTTGCGTTGCTGGGATACCTGCTTGTACTCCTGG TTCGAACTCTTTGGCATCCAACAGTAATACGTTTGTGAATAGTAAAAGCGGCATCAGTATTTCCGTGCAAGATGTCGACTCCGGTAGTGGTAATATTCAATTAGACag CAGCTCGAGCTCCGACGAGTCGGACTCGGACGACATTCCAAATGCGGATACTTGTAGCGTGACCTTGAGCGGTGATGTCTCTAATATCGATAACGCTATTGCCATTGAAGAGGATGCCAATCAACCTACCATGTGGTTAGGGACGGAAGATGGTTGCATTCACGTTTATAATTGTAACGAcaatattagaataaaaaagaacaaggtGAAGATTCAACATGGTAGTAGCGTGCACTGTATCAT ATACTTGGACAATAAAGTATTCGTGTCACTTGCCAATGGTGATATAGCTGTATATACACGAGATCATA GAGGTTGGAATACTCCAGATCCAACGATAGTGTCCGTAGGTACCGCAGCATCTCCAGTAACAAAGATGCTTCCGGTATCTGGCAAACTGTGGTGTGGTTGCCATAACTCCGTGAAAGTTCTCAACACGCGTACCTTGGACATCGAGCACAGCTTCGTGGTTAGCAGTGACACAAGTCGAGCGGTCACTTGTATGGCAAACTCTGGTGGTTTTGGTGTTTGGATTTCTTTGCACAACAGTGCCGTACTTCGTCTTTTCCATGCTGGTAGTTATGAATGCTTGACAGATATAAATATCGCTCCGGCCGTTACCAAGATGCTTGCTA CAGGTTGCGATGACATAATAAGACAACATAAAGCAGCCTGTCTCAGAGTAACCGCTTTATTGGCTTGCAATGAGTTATTATGGATCGGTACAAGCGCTGGTGTACTTTTAACCGTACCAATACCTCACATCAAGCCATCCACGCAAAGAATATCTCAACCTCCCATCGTAACTG gAATACCTCACGGACATACGGGACACGTGCGGTTTCTAACATGCGTGGAAACCAGTACATCATCGAAACCAGAACCACGACCAAAGGTGAATCGATACTCTTTGAAATCGAAGAAAGTGCATCAGAATAATATCAATCGCGGTAAGCTCTTGGTGATATCCGGTGGCGATGGTTACGAGGATTTCAGAGGGCCCCAAGCGTCCGCAGAATTACAGGCAGGTCGCGAGGATTCGACGAATCATCTTCTTTTGTGGAAGGTGTGA